Genomic segment of Streptomyces sp. NA02950:
GGAGAAGTCGAAGCCGACCTCCTCGGCCCGCACCACATGCTCCACGAGGTCACGGGGACCGGCCTGCTCGGTCATCATGGTGTATCCGAATCGCGCCATGCCGGGCGGGTTACCGTGCCGGCTCGAGGGAAACCGGGGGAAACCGCCGGCGCCCCGGGCACAGCGCCCCGGGCGCCGTCGGCGGTGTGCGTCAGCGGGTTTCCGTCACCTTCGCCAGTGCGCGCGGCGCGTCCGGGTCCTGGCCGCGGGCGATGGTGATCTCGTAGGCCAGCAGCTGGAGCGGAATGATCTCCAGGATCGGCTGGACCTCCTCGGCCACGTCGGCCGTCGGCAGGACGAAGCCCGCGGACGCCTGCCGCACCTGGCGCTCGCCGCCGATGACGACCAGGTCGGCGCCCCGGCCGCGCAGTCGGTCCAGCACCGGCTGGAGCGCCTCGCCACCCCTTCCCTCGGGGACGATCGCGATCACCGGTGAGACGTTGTCGACCATCGCCAGCGGGCCGTGCAGCAGATCCGCGCCGGAGAAGGACAGCGCGGGGATGTAGCTGGTCTCCATCAGCTTCAGCGCCGCTTCCTTAGCGGTCGGGTAGCCGTAGCCGCGTGAGGTGAGCACCAGCCGCTCGGCGAAACGGTAACGCGCCGCCAGGGTCGTGACCTCCGGCTGCCGCGCGAGGATCCGCTCGGCCAGCTCCGGGAGCGCCTTGGCCGCGGAGCCGTCGCCACCGCGCAGTCCCTCGACGAACAGGAAGAGCGCCAGCAGTTCCGCGGTGTAGGTCTTGGTGGCGGGCAGCGCCTTCTCCGGTCCGGCCAGCACGTCGAAGTGGAACTCGGAGACCCCGGCGAGCGGGGAGCCCGCGTTG
This window contains:
- a CDS encoding SIS domain-containing protein, with protein sequence MTTPRPPRPDAQPDARPETRPGRTMAREMAQQPEVLRRILHEGAPRIRQIADAIAARDPRFVLLTARGTSDNAALYAKYLIEVLLGKPAGLTSMSTTTAYGARPDLTDVLVITVSQSGGSPDLVASTRTAREAGAITLAITNNAGSPLAGVSEFHFDVLAGPEKALPATKTYTAELLALFLFVEGLRGGDGSAAKALPELAERILARQPEVTTLAARYRFAERLVLTSRGYGYPTAKEAALKLMETSYIPALSFSGADLLHGPLAMVDNVSPVIAIVPEGRGGEALQPVLDRLRGRGADLVVIGGERQVRQASAGFVLPTADVAEEVQPILEIIPLQLLAYEITIARGQDPDAPRALAKVTETR